In Sander lucioperca isolate FBNREF2018 chromosome 12, SLUC_FBN_1.2, whole genome shotgun sequence, one DNA window encodes the following:
- the snphb gene encoding syntaphilin isoform X2, which produces MSAPAPANRRSALGSRRFNPLKALQPKRRLQQILASSPVPVPKPALGSGTGTGTGKGTAVPAATAPVAIPVPAPPAFDYCRFIELDYVPMETGYMVSMRPTKGYASNKSPTKGYAATKSPDRHSRSTNSPSTPRCRRTPAAPSNRDPHGNTSLSNSSNSGSCKGSDCSPTKGRHQKYTSCTDNHGIRPPPPEQYLTPLQQKEVCIRHLRARLKETINTLQDRDTEIDELRGQLYRMQEDWVEEECHRVEAQLALKEARQEIQQLKQAVDTVRASLSDAGGLSGDIGVQKYFQDINTQNHKLENLLLSMDLAQAGLAKEGEGIPGFRTRVGGSAPASVSGESPGGIPKPVVGGRGSCSCDASPARSLTRSSTYTKLSDQALADRNGNGLDFPCLSGDGTQDSGFVCCGESSVPSQTDLLLEAAFLSEETASLLNSYAQTFSHSLPHSLPHSLPHTYSHTLPHSFPHNLSHSMPHTMPHSSTYDKLCTGERLAPLRCGLGGVGCMSHPCLSHHHLYLHPLRETGIQTESCPAGYPSDLDTIAEQRTFRSQACSPTSTWMSDEGEEELDSITTTTSVTTATMMSTATEPILVTKTPLVPPLPRSATVACSMESPLYGEEEEKQEKEKEEKEAAAMEQQEETSVISLAEEEQQMQMGSEGANEAEVQSAADEVAPGKPCDFAETSAGTQCELQFGGCCGEGRQGGTLENLSMEDRQQEVSLSAGSTQVETAELSPGSPGFSPDVEQPHTSQPRRSTSHEEIAGVTVVELHDENDDDEDETKEQGATGGATAEEGDSTSSGTIEKSYWSRHFLVDLLAVAIPVVPTVAWFCRGPIRAGQPMYHIGSLLRGCCTVALHSLRRGGGLRHYPAGGGDLGGSQI; this is translated from the exons GTTTGACTACTGCAGGTTCATAGAGCTAGACTACGTTCCTATGGAGACAGGCTATATGGTCTCAATGCGCCCGACTAAAGGCTACGCATCGAACAAGTCACCGACTAAAGGATACGCTGCCACCAAGTCTCCAGATCGCCACAGCCGTTCAACGAACTCTCCCTCGACCCCTCGTTGTCG GCGGACCCCGGCCGCGCCTAGTAATAGAGATCCCCATGGCAACACCTCCCTTAGCAACAGCAGCAACTCAGGCTCTTGCAAAGGCAGCGACTGCAGCCCCACCAAAGG ACGTCATCAGAAGTACACGTCATGTACGGACAACCATGGCATCCGGCCCCCTCCACCAGAGCAGTACCTCACACCACTGCAGCAGAAAGAGGTGTGTATCCGACACCTGCGGGCCAGGCTGAAGGAAACCATCAACACTCTACAAGACAG GGACACAGAGATAGATGAGCTGAGAGGCCAGCTTTACAGGATGCAGGAGGACTGGGTTGAGGAGGAATGTCACCGTGTTGAGGCTCAGCTGGCCCTGAAGGAGGCGCGTCAGGAGATCCAGCAGCTTAAACAGGCTGTGGACACTGTTCGCGCCAGTCTCAGTGATGCTGGGGGGCTCAGCGGGGACATAGGGGTCCAGAAGTACTTTCAGGACATCAACACTCAGAACCACAAGCTTGAGAACCTTTTGCTGAGCATGGACCTAGCCCAGGCTGGATTAGCCAAGGAGGGGGAAGGCATTCCTGGCTTTCGGACCCGTGTTGGAGGTTCGGCACCAGCATCGGTATCAGGGGAAAGTCCAGGGGGAATACCCAAACCTGTAGTAGGAGGGAGGGGGTCTTGCTCCTGCGATGCTTCGCCAGCCCGTTCTCTGACCCGGAGCTCCACTTACACTAAGCTGAGTGATCAGGCACTTGCGGACCGGAACGGCAATGGCCTGGACTTTCCTTGTCTATCAGGTGACGGCACCCAGGACAGCGGCTTTGTGTGCTGTGGGGAGAGCAGCGTCCCCAGTCAGACCGACCTCCTGCTGGAGGCAGCCTTCCTCTCTGAGGAAACAGCATCTTTACTCAACTCCTACGCACAGACCTTTTCCCATTCTCTGCCCCAT TCTCTGCCCCACTCTCTGCCCCACACTTACTCCCATACCTTACCTCATTCTTTCCCTCACAATTTGTCCCACTCTATGCCCCACACCATGCCACACTCCTCCACCTATGACAAGCTGTGCACAGGTGAGCGGCTAGCGCCCCTTCGTTGTGGCCTAGGTGGAGTGGGCTGTATGAGCCATCCCTGCCTATCCCACCACCACCTCTACCTGCACCCCTTGCGGGAGACAGGCATTCAGACCGAAAGCTGCCCGGCAGGTTACCCCTCTGATCTAGATACCATTGCGGAGCAACGCACTTTCCGCTCCCAGGCCTGCAGCCCCACCTCTACCTGGATGTCTgatgagggggaggaggagctggACTCCATCACCACCACAACTTCAGTAACCACAGCAACGATGATGAGTACAGCCACAGAGCCGATCCTGGTCACTAAAACTCCTCTGGTCCCTCCCTTACCACGGTCCGCCACTGTGGCATGTTCCATGGAAAGTCCTCTATatggggaggaagaggaaaagcaggagaaagagaaggaagagaaggaagctGCAGCAATGGAGCAGCAGGAGGAAACATCAGTGATTAGCTTGGCAGAAGAAGAGCAGCAGATGCAAATGGGCTCAGAGGGAGCGAATGAGGCGGAAGTTCAGAGTGCAGCAGACGAGGTAGCACCAGGAAAACCCTGCGATTTTGCAGAGACGTCAGCAGGGACGCAGTGTGAGCTTCAGTTTGGAGGATGCTGTGGAGAAGGCAGACAGGGTGGGACGCTGGAAAACCTCAGCATGGAAGACAGGCAGCAAGAAGTTAGTTTATCAGCAGGATCGACCCAGGTAGAGACAGCAGAGCTGAGTCCAGGTAGCCCAGGATTCTCGCCAGACGTAGAACAGCCTCACACCTCCCAGCCGAGGAGATCTACTTCCCATGAGGAGATAGCTGGTGTCACTGTAGTGGAGTTGCATGATgagaatgatgatgatgaagatgaaactAAAGAACAAGGCGCCACAGGGGGCGCCACAGCAGAGGAGGGAGATTCAACCAGCTCTGGGACAATTGAGAAAAGCTACTGGAGTCGTCACTTCCTGGTTGATCTGCTGGCAGTGGCCATCCCTGTGGTGCCAACAGTGGCGTGGTTCTGCCGTGGCCCAATCCGTGCCGGACAGCCCATGTATCATATAGGCTCGCTGTTGCGAGGCTGTTGCACTGTGGCGCTCCACTCACTGCGCCGGGGAGGGGGGTTGAGGCATTACCCTGCAGGCGGGGGTGACCTGGGCGGATCACAGATATAA